Within the Streptomyces vilmorinianum genome, the region GTCGGAGGGACGTACGACCGCGTAGTGCGGCTTGAGCCAGGAGCCGAGACCGCCTTCGGTGCCGTACGGGGCGACCTCGATTCGGCGTGGGACGAGCGTGTCCGTCGGCACGACCGTGACGTCGAACGAGTCGTGCCCTGTCGCGTACACCTCGGAGCCGTCCCGCGACACGTCGACGTCGAACGGGCGGCGGCCGACGGGGACCGTCGCGGTCACCGTGCGGCTCGCGGTGTCGATGACCTCCACGGCGCCGTCGCCGCCCGGGACGTTGACGCCGACGTACACCCGGCTGCCGTCGGGGGAGAGCGCGATGCCCATGCCCCCGCCGCGGTACTCGCCGGTGGTGACGGGGCCGGTGGGGGTCTCGTACGGGACGAGGGCGAGCCGTTCGCGGGTACGGGTGTCGACGACGGCGACGCCCTCGGCGGTGGCCACCCACGCGCGGCCGTCGCCGCCGACGGCCAGGCCGTACGGCGCGGTGCCCACCTCGACGGAGGCGAGCGCGCCGCGCTTCGGGTCGACGAAGGTGACGGTGTCCGAGCCGAAGTCGGCGACGAGGAGGGTCCCCTCGGGGGGCGTGCCGGTGACGGCCGGGGTGGGGGAGGCGGCCCCGGGAGACCCGCCACCGGGCGCGCAGCCCGCGAGGACGGCCACGGCCATCGCTCCGGGCACGAGGAGGCGCGCGGCCCGCCGGAGACGTAGC harbors:
- a CDS encoding YncE family protein, producing the protein MSLLRLRRAARLLVPGAMAVAVLAGCAPGGGSPGAASPTPAVTGTPPEGTLLVADFGSDTVTFVDPKRGALASVEVGTAPYGLAVGGDGRAWVATAEGVAVVDTRTRERLALVPYETPTGPVTTGEYRGGGMGIALSPDGSRVYVGVNVPGGDGAVEVIDTASRTVTATVPVGRRPFDVDVSRDGSEVYATGHDSFDVTVVPTDTLVPRRIEVAPYGTEGGLGSWLKPHYAVVRPSDGRLLLPFEGERLVVVDPRTGRSQIAPMTADTHQHGATIAPDGTLLVVGTGPIDPAEDAGPSLTVRAPGGAERLYPLDGPHEAVAVSRDGRTAYVTGGFTRDGYWNGITVIDLPKGATHRLTAGQRPLAIAVL